A window from Setaria italica strain Yugu1 chromosome VIII, Setaria_italica_v2.0, whole genome shotgun sequence encodes these proteins:
- the LOC105914892 gene encoding uncharacterized protein LOC105914892, whose amino-acid sequence MRESNAPRLRSVTLYHSTAIHSLSCNYDNSRAAAGPWGLPHSFGSKGITGTLCELIQTPVIAEEEEEKAAATATVKKTTKKKVMRRVSPEHVEFVLAAKPTLRSRFSPEMQPRRHFVMLCSFGVINDSMLSPPIWKWFTTQGQEQEDAHGAAIDHLLVLEKELDGKRFFAGEKIGFVDLSLGPLSYVIPIYEEITGVKMITEEKLPSLSAWMGNFLSSPVVKDHLPPLDKLRLRLQAMREAFLNGKVK is encoded by the exons ATGCGTGAGTCCAACGCTCCTCGCCTCCGCAGCGTCACCTTGTACCATTCCACGGCGATCCACTCCTTGTCCTGCAACTACGACAACTCCCGAGCTGCTGCTGGTCCGTGGGGGCTCCCGCACTCCTTCGGCTCCAAAGGAATA ACAGGGACGTTATGTGAACTCATTCAGACGCCGGTGatcgcggaggaggaggaggagaaggcagcTGCGACTGCGACGGtgaagaagacgacgaagaagaaggtgatGAGGAGGGTCTCCCCGGAGCACGTGGAGTTTGTCCTGGCCGCCAAACCCACGCTGCGGAGCAGGTTCTCGCCAGAGATGCAGCCCAGACGACATTTCGTTATGCTTTGCTCGTTTGGCGTAATCAATGATTCAATG CTCTCGCCACCGATTTGGAAGTGGTTCACCACGCAAGGCCAAGAACAGGAGGATGCACACGGAGCTGCCATAGACCACCTGCTGGTTCTGGAGAAGGAGCTTGATGGGAAGCGATTCTTCGCTGGCGAGAAGATCGGCTTCGTGGACTTATCACTTGGCCCGCTGTCGTATGTGATTCCGATATATGAGGAGATCACCGGCGTCAAGATGATAACAGAGGAGAAGCTCCCTTCCCTGTCTGCGTGGATGGGGAATTTCTTGAGCTCGCCGGTGGTGAAGGATCACCTGCCACCGCTGGACAAGTTGCGGCTCAGGTTACAAGCAATGCGTGAAGCATTTCTAAACGGCAAAGTTAAGTAG
- the LOC101770913 gene encoding digalactosyldiacylglycerol synthase 1, chloroplastic — protein sequence MASFGVDTRPAAAASGRGGGGGAGTGTGEGALSFLSRGLREDLRLIRARAGELETFLNAPVPEPELFARLRRAYSSSASSSRTRLDLSAIGKAFEAESWRGTRGSVSWRWEEEAEEWELVRMVKARLRELERRRQGQTASDMLHKFKLSLKSMSFAPEASEDVPPLDLGELFAYFLKQSVPLFDQLGIKRDLCDKLVESLCSKRKDAYNFLSACEPSSLRNDNVGDELDLRIASVLQSTGYHDDGGFWLDRKSSLSDKRHVAIVTTASLPWMTGTAVNPLFRAAYLAKSSKQNVTLVVPWLCKSDQELVYPNSMTFNSPEEQENYMRNWLEERVGFKTDFKISFYPGKFQKERRSIIPAGDTSQFIPSKEADIAILEEPEHLNWYHHGKRWTDKFNHVVGVVHTNYLEYIKREKNGAIQAFFVKHINNLVARAYCHKILRLSGATQDLPKSMICNVHGVNPKFLEVGERIAAQRESGQESFSKGAYFLGKMVWAKGYRELIDLFAKHKSDLEGFKLDIYGNGEDSHEVQSAARKLNLNLNFHKGRDHADDSLHGYKVFINPSISDVLCTATAEALAMGKFVVCADHPSNDFFRSFPNCLTYKTSEDFVARVKEAMTRDPQPLTPEQRYDLSWEAATQRFMEHSELDRFLNSSNSDCSSSSSTERDGNSAGRRMRKSASVPNMSEVVEGGLAFAHYCLTGSELFRLSTGAVPGTRDYSKQHSLDLRLLPPQVQNPIYGW from the exons ATGGCCAGCTTCGGCGTCGACACCCGCCCGGCCGCTGCGGCCTcgggacggggcggcggcggtggggcggggacggggacgggggaGGGCGCTCTGTCCTTCCTCTCCCGCGGCCTGCGTGAGGACCTCCGCCTCATCCGCGCGCGGGCCGGGGAGCTCGAGACCTTCCTCAACGCGCCGGTCCCGGAGCCCGAGCTGTTCGCGCGGCTCCGGCGGGCCtactcctcctcggcctcctcgtCGCGGACGCGGCTGGACCTGTCCGCGATCGGGAAGGCGTTCGAGGCCGAGTCGTGGAGGGGCACGAGGGGGTCCGTCAGTTggaggtgggaggaggaggccgaggagtGGGAGCTCGTGCGGATGGTCAAGGCGCGCCTCAGGGAGCTCGAGCGGAGGAGGCAGGGACAGACAGCTAGTGACATGCTGCACAaattcaagctcagcttg AAATCAATGAGCTTTGCGCCTGAAGCATCTGAG GATGTTCCACCACTGGATTTAGGAGAACTTTTTGCCTATTTTCTAAAGCAATCTGTACCACTGTTTGACCAACTTGGTATAAAAAGAG ATTTATGCGACAAGTTGGTGGAGTCTTTATGCAGCAAGCGCAAGGACGCATACAATTTTCTGTCAGCATGTGAGCCTTCTTCATTGAGAAATGACAATGTTGGGGATGAACTCGACCTAAGAATAGCTAGTGTCCTACAAAGTACAGGATACCATGATGATGGTGGATTTTGGCTTGATAGGAAATCTAGCCTATCTGACAAGAGACATGTTGCCATAGTCACTACTGCCAGTCTTCCCTGGATGACTGGGACGGCTGTGAATCCTTTGTTTCGAGCGGCATACTTGGCTAAATCTTCCAAGCAAAATGTAACCTTGGTAGTGCCCTGGCTTTGCAAGTCAGATCAAGAACTTGTCTATCCCAATAGCATGACTTTTAATTCTCCAGAAGAACAAGAAAACTATATGAGGAATTGGCTGGAGGAAAGAGTTGGTTTCAAGACAGACTTCAAAATATCGTTTTACCCTGGAAAG TTTCAGAAAGAAAGGAGAAGTATAATTCCTGCTGGGGACACTTCACAGTTTATACCATCAAAGGAAGCTGACATTGCAATCTTGGAAGAGCCCGAGCACCTCAACTGGTATCATCATGGGAAACGATGGACAGACAAATTCAATCATGTCGTCGGTGTCGTACATACAAATTATTTGGAGTACATCAAGAGGGAGAAGAATGGTGCTATTCAGGCCTTTTTTGTTAAGCACATCAACAACCTGGTTGCCAGAGCTTATTGCCACAAG ATTTTGCGGCTGTCAGGTGCTACTCAAGATCTGCCCAAGTCAATGATCTGCAATGTGCATGGTGTTAACCCCAAGTTTCTGGAGGTCGGAGAGAGAATAGCAGCACAGCGGGAGTCTGGCCAGGAATCTTTCTCGAAAGGAGCTTATTTTCTAGGTAAGATGGTCTGGGCCAAGGGTTACAGAGAATTGATCGATTTGTTTGCCAAGCACAAGAGCGATTTGGAAGGCTTCAAGTTGGACATCTACGGAAATGGTGAAGACTCGCACGAAGTGCAATCGGCCGCCAGGAAGTTGAATCTGAACCTGAACTTTCATAAAGGCCGGGACCATGCAGATGATTCGCTTCACGG GTACAAGGTCTTCATAAACCCAAGCATCAGCGACGTCCTGTGCACCGCGACGGCGGAGGCGCTGGCGATGGGCAAGTTCGTGGTGTGCGCGGACCACCCCTCCAACGACTTCTTCCGCTCCTTCCCGAACTGCCTGACCTACAAGACCTCGGAGGACTTCGTGGCCAGGGTGAAGGAGGCCATGACGCGCGACCCGCAGCCCCTGACACCCGAGCAGCGGTACGACCTGTCGTGGGAGGCCGCCACCCAGCGGTTCATGGAGCACTCAGAGCTCGACAGGTTCCtgaacagcagcaacagcgactgcagcagcagcagcagcaccgagCGCGACGGCAACAGCGCGGgcaggaggatgaggaagtctGCCTCGGTGCCCAACATGTCAGAGGTGGTGGAAGGCGGCCTGGCGTTCGCGCACTACTGCTTGACGGGCAGCGAGCTCTTCCGGCTGTCGACGGGCGCCGTCCCCGGAACCCGCGACTACAGCAAGCAGCACAGCTTGGACCTCCGCCTTCTGCCGCCCCAGGTGCAGAACCCCATATACGGCTGGTAA
- the LOC101770502 gene encoding putative pentatricopeptide repeat-containing protein At3g13770, mitochondrial, which yields MNYDLHKKKGRSSSVRPTSPARRTKRPPMRLRRRYAEFLRRAASLPSLPLVASLHAALLRRGVPTLLAASLIGGYSACGDLASARAVFDETPPEERTLSARTALAGAFSAHGRCREALGLFSGLEAEMDDRAVTVLLAACARAGMVGEGRKVFARLPRPALQHYTCMVEMLGRAGEVEEAELLVAGMEARPDRVIFAALLGACRVHGRVDVAERVPGLMRRYSIA from the coding sequence ATGAATTATGACCTGCACAAAAAAAAGGGGAGAAGCTCAAGCGTCCGTCCGACCTCCCCTGCACGCCGCACAAAGCGTCCACCAATGCGGTTGCGGCGGCGCTACGCGGAGTTCCTCCGCCGCGCGGCCTCCCTGCCGTCGCTGCCCCTCGTGGCCTCCCTCCACGCCGCCTTGCTCCGCCGCGGGGTCCCGACCCTCCTCGCCGCGTCCCTCATCGGCGGCTACTCAGCCTGCGGGGACCTGGCCTCCGCGCGCGCCGTGTTCGACGAAACGCCCCCGGAGGAGCGCACGCTCTCGGCCCGCACCGCGCTGGCCGGCGCGTTCTCGGCGCACGGGCGGTGCCGCGAGGCGCTGGGACTCTTCTCCGGCCTGGAGGCGGAGATGGACGACAGGGCGGTGACGGTGCTCCTGGCGGCGTGCGCGCGGGCCGGGATGGTGGGCGAGGGAAGGAAGGTGTTCGCGAGGCTGCCCCGCCCCGCGCTGCAGCACTACACGTGCATGGTGGAGATGCTGGGGCGGGccggggaggtggaggaggccgagcTGCTGGTGGCGGGGATGGAGGCGCGACCGGACAGGGTCATCTTCGCGGCGCTCCTCGGGGCGTGCCGCGTGCACGGCCGCGTCGACGTCGCCGAACGGGTGCCTGGCCTCATGCGCCGGTACAGCATCGCATGA
- the LOC111258368 gene encoding uncharacterized protein LOC111258368: protein MANKLKLSGVCRAAHHRSGALLIGIQLGRALERNPDSASVSFSFRGALAYLAKELWGANNVLGLGRGRGRDGRVAQVEGWQPVVPASLVGDDDESSDMMIQSKHTSYIPLPWVEGRENSSVLLPRPSRDTTQIIILRLGA, encoded by the exons ATGGCAAACAAGCTCAAGCTCTCCGGGGTCTGCCGTGCTGCTCATCATCGTTCCGGCGCTCTCCTCATCGGCATCCAGCTGGGGCGGGCGCTCGAGAGGAACCCGGACAGCGCCAGCGTCAGCTTCAGCTTCAGAGGAGCCCTCGCCTACCTCGCAAAG GAGCTTTGGGGTGCGAACAATGTTTTGGGATTGGGACGAGGGCGAGGCAGGGATGGAAGGGTAGCGCAGGTTGAAGGGTGGCAGCCCGTTGTTCCGGCGAGCCTTGTTGGTGATGACGATGAAAGCTCGGATATGATGATTCAGTCAAAGCATACCTCCTACATCCCATTGCCATGGGTTGAAGGCCGAGAAAATAGCAGTGTGCTACTCCCAAGGCCCAGCAGAGATACCACACAAATAATCATACTTCG CCTCGGGGCGTGA